Within Pelotomaculum schinkii, the genomic segment GATCAATGGTTTGGAACGGGGCGGCTTTCACGTGCTTATCAATAAGCATGCAGCAATACAAAAAGACGGTGACAGGTTATTTCTAACCGGGCTTGACAGCATTTCGAAAGGCAAGCCTAATCTGGAAACAGCTATTCATGGAATACCTGAAGCCGCCTGCAACATTCTACTGGCGCATGAACCCGATATAGCTGATGCAATCAGCAAATTTCCGGTAAGTTTACAGCTTTCCGGCCACAGCCACGGCGGCCAGGTACGGCTTCCGTTCATTGGTCCGGTAATCACCACGGGACTGGGGAGAAAATACCACTCCGGTATTTACAAGATAAATGAGTTAATACTTTATACCAATAGAGGATTGGGGACAACAGTTCTTCCGGTCCGTTTCATGTGCCGGCCCGAGATAACAATTATTACGCTGGCGCATAACCTTCCCTGAAAGCATTCCAGTAAGCTAACCGCGAACTGGACAGTTTTTGCTATAAGATGGCCGCTTCAGGAATATTGACGCACCCTTCGGCTCGAAAAAAGAACCCAAGCGCTGAATATCTAAAAGCAGATAGGGAAAGCTAACACTAATATTCAATCCGGAGGGCTATATGATGAGGGGAACCTATT encodes:
- a CDS encoding metallophosphoesterase, whose amino-acid sequence is MGEIFSLEWIPATAGFSGCVLYSKLIERLWLDVRKLRIPLNRLPASFSEFRIALFSDIHLGFFFSGKDLSSVVKVVNELNPDTICFTGDFLNSVSSLKALESGVAALAELTAPFGKYAVLGNHDYMAGPNHVINGLERGGFHVLINKHAAIQKDGDRLFLTGLDSISKGKPNLETAIHGIPEAACNILLAHEPDIADAISKFPVSLQLSGHSHGGQVRLPFIGPVITTGLGRKYHSGIYKINELILYTNRGLGTTVLPVRFMCRPEITIITLAHNLP